In Terriglobia bacterium, the following proteins share a genomic window:
- a CDS encoding lipopolysaccharide biosynthesis protein — protein MNYSSSAAARQTAPELPENDFPGKSAAPERPQGSEKTVAYLRLLWGHRGLLSRTGLYAMLASALLAFLIPTRYESTARLMPPDNQSGSGLAMAAAAMSGSAGGLGGMASDFLGLKSNSDVFVGILTSRTVQDKLIQQFDLKKLYGDRRMEDARKDLAEHTAISVDRKSQIIAITVTDKSPQRAAAMSQAYVEELNHLVAELSTSSARRERIFLEGRLQAVNQDLEAAEKDFSQFASRNTAIDIKEQGRAMVEAAATLQGQLIAAQSEYEGLKQIYTDNNVRVRSVKARVNELQHQLERLAGKGESAASVSSQPGDSMYPSIRKLPLLGVTYADLYRRTKIQEAVLETLTKEYEMAKVQEVKEIPAVKVLDVANIPDKKSFPPRTLIVLLGTFLACSFGMLFVLGSASWKAIDPQDPGKRFATEVWVDLKAHAPWNTTNGSGPGGVKVRIWKKLGKQSGSRQEQ, from the coding sequence GTGAATTACTCCAGTAGCGCTGCCGCTCGTCAGACTGCACCCGAGCTGCCGGAGAACGACTTTCCCGGAAAATCCGCGGCACCGGAGAGGCCGCAAGGAAGCGAGAAAACTGTCGCGTACCTCCGGCTGCTCTGGGGACATCGCGGGCTGTTGTCCCGCACTGGGCTGTACGCGATGCTCGCCAGCGCGCTCCTCGCTTTTCTTATCCCCACACGATACGAATCCACGGCGCGCCTGATGCCGCCGGATAATCAGTCTGGTTCCGGCCTCGCCATGGCGGCTGCCGCGATGTCGGGCAGCGCTGGCGGGCTTGGGGGTATGGCCAGTGATTTCTTGGGCCTCAAGAGCAATAGCGACGTCTTTGTGGGCATCCTGACCAGCCGCACCGTGCAAGACAAGCTGATCCAGCAGTTCGACTTGAAGAAACTCTATGGGGACCGCCGCATGGAAGATGCGCGGAAGGACCTGGCAGAACATACCGCCATTTCCGTGGATCGCAAAAGCCAGATCATCGCGATCACTGTAACGGACAAGAGTCCACAAAGGGCGGCCGCAATGTCTCAGGCCTACGTGGAAGAACTGAACCACTTGGTGGCCGAATTGAGTACGTCCTCGGCACGGCGCGAACGGATCTTCCTCGAAGGGCGTTTGCAAGCCGTCAATCAGGATTTGGAAGCGGCGGAGAAAGACTTCAGTCAATTCGCAAGCAGGAACACGGCGATCGATATCAAGGAGCAAGGCAGGGCGATGGTCGAAGCAGCGGCGACGCTCCAAGGTCAGCTCATTGCCGCTCAATCGGAATATGAGGGACTCAAGCAGATCTACACCGACAACAACGTGCGTGTACGGTCCGTGAAGGCCCGCGTCAACGAACTGCAACACCAACTCGAAAGACTGGCAGGGAAAGGCGAGAGTGCGGCTAGTGTCTCCAGCCAGCCAGGCGACTCCATGTATCCCTCCATCCGGAAACTGCCGCTGCTCGGCGTCACGTATGCAGACCTGTACCGCCGGACAAAGATTCAGGAAGCGGTTCTCGAGACCCTCACGAAAGAGTACGAGATGGCAAAAGTCCAGGAAGTGAAAGAGATTCCGGCGGTGAAAGTGCTGGATGTGGCCAATATTCCGGATAAGAAATCATTTCCACCCCGGACGCTTATCGTTTTACTGGGAACGTTTCTCGCCTGCTCCTTCGGAATGCTTTTTGTGCTTGGCTCCGCGAGCTGGAAAGCAATCGATCCGCAGGACCCTGGAAAACGGTTCGCGACGGAAGTTTGGGTTGATCTGAAAGCGCACGCTCCCTGGAACACAACGAATGGTTCCGGGCCCGGGGGCGTGAAGGTCCGAATTTGGAAGAAGTTGGGCAAGCAGAGTGGGTCCCGGCAAGAGCAATAA
- a CDS encoding phosphatase PAP2 family protein: MKAERFNSALLFVLLSAMPDSVWAGQEAALRPASVTAAKAPEVSRKPDTIRAKKSEGTDGSLDGREFRETRLGLSLLQNIARDQREIWTSPARLRFADLQWLVPVGGFAAGLLVTDRDSSGHLSRNPQTIRRYNNVANAGVAGLIGVAGGLSLWSFRSHNAHWRETGYLAGEAAINSLLLVETAKYSLRRERPFQGNGSGQFFQGGGTSFPSEHAAAAWSIAGVIAHEYPGPLTKLMAYGLASAVSFSRVRSRQHFLSDVFIGSMIGNLVAQRVYSRHHDPDLGGGEWRSIGEFFRGEGSSSPANQGSPYVPLDSWIYPAFERLAALGYINSGFLGMRPWTRVECARLLDEAGDQMRDGVTDSREANRLIDELSKEFAGEREASSSGRERSLHMESLYARTMQITGPPLNDSYHFGQSIINDYGRPYQRGFNAIEGFSGWGTKGPFTIYVRGEYQHAPWAPGNSTSVQNWIAAVDGTPLQPATAVSAKNHFRLLDTYVAANVAGWNLSFGKESLWWGPGEGGALILSDNAEPMYMARASRITPFRLPWIFCRLGPVKVDLLFGKLSGNEFPPRPVLHGEKISFKPTPNLELGFSRTSEMGGVGRPLTAAAILNSYVSFVSSGNYGANDNPGKRTGGFDFSYRVPFVRNWLTVYADSISTDDPSPLAAPRRAAITSGFYMPRLPSLPKLDLRVEAGYTDTSTSRSVGGKFIYWEIFFYHNLYLNKNNLIGSWIGREGVGYQAWSTYRFSPRNSLQFGYRHAKVDGDFIPGGETVNDGSVKLDWWVRHDMSLSTFVQYEKWTAPILAPTPQTNWTSSVEIAFWPRSWSK, translated from the coding sequence ATGAAGGCAGAGCGGTTCAATTCGGCGTTGCTCTTCGTGCTGCTGAGCGCGATGCCTGATTCTGTCTGGGCGGGGCAGGAAGCGGCGCTGCGGCCGGCGTCCGTCACCGCGGCGAAGGCTCCGGAGGTAAGCCGGAAGCCGGATACGATTCGCGCAAAAAAGAGCGAAGGCACCGACGGATCTCTCGATGGGCGCGAGTTCCGCGAGACCCGGCTGGGGCTCTCTCTGCTGCAAAACATCGCCCGCGATCAGCGGGAGATCTGGACGAGCCCGGCGCGGCTGCGCTTTGCGGATCTGCAATGGCTCGTGCCTGTGGGCGGCTTCGCGGCCGGACTGCTGGTGACGGATCGCGACAGCAGCGGGCATCTCTCCCGGAATCCGCAGACGATCCGCCGCTACAACAACGTTGCCAACGCCGGCGTGGCGGGGCTCATTGGCGTGGCCGGCGGGCTGTCGCTGTGGAGCTTTCGCTCGCACAATGCGCACTGGCGCGAGACGGGCTATCTGGCGGGTGAGGCGGCGATAAACAGCCTTCTGTTAGTGGAAACGGCGAAGTATTCGCTACGGCGCGAGCGTCCTTTCCAGGGGAATGGCAGCGGACAGTTTTTCCAGGGTGGCGGCACGTCTTTTCCCTCCGAGCATGCCGCAGCGGCGTGGTCCATAGCCGGGGTCATCGCGCACGAGTATCCCGGCCCGCTGACGAAACTGATGGCCTACGGCCTGGCGTCCGCAGTGAGCTTTTCGCGCGTGCGCTCCCGGCAGCATTTCCTCTCCGACGTATTCATCGGCAGCATGATCGGCAATCTCGTCGCGCAGCGCGTGTATAGCCGGCACCACGACCCTGATCTGGGTGGCGGGGAGTGGAGATCGATCGGTGAATTCTTTCGCGGCGAGGGAAGTTCCTCTCCAGCGAATCAGGGTTCGCCGTATGTGCCGCTCGACAGTTGGATCTACCCGGCGTTCGAACGGCTCGCGGCGCTCGGATACATCAATAGCGGATTTCTTGGAATGCGCCCGTGGACTCGGGTCGAATGCGCCCGTTTATTAGATGAGGCTGGCGACCAAATGAGGGACGGAGTGACGGATTCGCGAGAAGCGAATCGTCTGATCGATGAGTTATCGAAGGAATTTGCCGGGGAGCGGGAAGCGTCGTCCAGCGGGCGCGAGCGTTCCCTGCATATGGAGTCACTCTACGCACGCACGATGCAGATTACCGGCCCGCCATTAAATGACAGTTATCATTTCGGACAAAGCATCATTAACGATTATGGCCGGCCCTATCAGCGCGGATTCAACGCAATCGAAGGTTTTTCCGGTTGGGGCACCAAAGGACCCTTTACCATCTATGTCCGGGGAGAATACCAGCACGCTCCGTGGGCGCCCGGCAATTCAACTTCGGTTCAAAACTGGATTGCCGCAGTGGACGGCACTCCTCTTCAACCCGCAACAGCGGTATCTGCCAAAAATCACTTTCGCCTGCTGGACACTTATGTGGCGGCCAATGTCGCGGGTTGGAATTTGTCCTTCGGCAAGGAGAGTCTGTGGTGGGGACCGGGAGAAGGCGGAGCATTGATACTCAGTGACAATGCGGAACCTATGTACATGGCGCGTGCCAGCCGGATTACGCCGTTCCGCCTCCCGTGGATCTTTTGCCGGCTCGGCCCCGTGAAAGTGGATCTGTTGTTCGGCAAGCTCTCCGGGAATGAGTTCCCCCCGCGGCCTGTGCTTCACGGGGAAAAAATTAGTTTCAAGCCGACACCGAACTTAGAACTAGGTTTCAGCCGGACGAGCGAGATGGGCGGAGTCGGCCGGCCGCTGACTGCCGCCGCTATCTTAAATAGCTATGTGAGTTTCGTATCCTCTGGAAATTATGGGGCGAACGACAATCCCGGAAAACGCACCGGCGGCTTCGATTTTTCCTATCGCGTCCCCTTTGTGCGCAATTGGCTGACCGTGTACGCCGATTCCATCTCCACGGACGACCCATCGCCGCTTGCAGCTCCCCGGCGGGCGGCCATAACTTCCGGCTTCTACATGCCACGGCTTCCGAGCTTGCCTAAATTGGACTTGCGCGTCGAGGCCGGATACACCGACACCTCGACTTCCCGAAGCGTGGGTGGAAAATTTATTTACTGGGAGATTTTCTTTTACCACAACCTGTACCTGAACAAGAACAACCTCATCGGAAGCTGGATCGGAAGAGAAGGCGTGGGATACCAGGCGTGGAGCACGTACCGGTTTAGTCCGCGGAATAGCCTGCAGTTCGGATACCGGCACGCGAAAGTCGATGGTGACTTTATCCCCGGCGGAGAGACGGTGAACGACGGTTCCGTAAAGCTGGATTGGTGGGTGCGCCACGATATGAGTCTTTCCACGTTCGTTCAATACGAGAAATGGACCGCACCGATCTTGGCGCCGACTCCACAGACGAACTGGACATCTTCCGTCGAGATCGCGTTTTGGCCCCGGTCGTGGAGCAAATGA
- a CDS encoding UpxY family transcription antiterminator, which produces MLEQLGQRSVEAYLPLYVSVRRWKDRRVHLQLPLFPGYVFVHLALRDRLRVLQTPSVVRLVGFSGQPAALPDQEMEALRQGLAREMCLQPHPYLKVGHRVRVRSGPLQGLEGILVRKKNESRFVISLDLIMRSVAAEIDVAELEPVR; this is translated from the coding sequence GTGTTGGAGCAGTTGGGCCAGCGAAGCGTCGAAGCTTATCTGCCCTTGTATGTGTCCGTGCGTCGCTGGAAGGATCGGCGCGTGCATCTACAGCTGCCGCTCTTTCCGGGCTACGTTTTCGTGCACCTGGCGCTGCGCGACCGGTTACGAGTGTTGCAGACTCCCAGCGTAGTGCGGCTAGTCGGATTTAGCGGCCAGCCGGCCGCCCTGCCGGATCAGGAAATGGAAGCGCTTCGCCAGGGACTTGCGCGCGAAATGTGCCTCCAGCCGCACCCGTACCTGAAAGTTGGCCACCGCGTGCGCGTCAGGAGCGGTCCCTTGCAAGGCCTGGAGGGCATCCTCGTGCGCAAGAAGAACGAATCGCGATTTGTGATTTCGCTGGACCTCATCATGCGTTCGGTGGCCGCCGAGATCGACGTGGCCGAATTGGAGCCGGTTCGCTAG